From the Acidimicrobiales bacterium genome, the window GGTTGCTGGAGGACCGGCGTGGCGAACGTGTTGTCGACCACGGTCACGGCCCCGCGGTCACGACCGGCGGCGAGGAGCCGCGGCAGGTCGATGATCTTCAGCGTGGGGTTGGTGGGCGTCTCGAGGTACAGCAGGTCGCAGCCACGGTCCATCGCCTGCTCGACACCGTCGGCGTCGGTCGTGTCGACCAGCTCGACCTCCACACCGACCCTCGGCAGGTACTTGGTGAACAGCATGCTCGTGCCGCCGTAGGTGTCCTTCACCGACACGACGCGCTGGCCCGGCTCGAGGAGGGCGTGGAGCATGTTGGAGATCGCGGCCATGCCCGTCGACGCCGAGGTGGCCGCCTCCGCCCCTTCGAGCAGGCGCAGCTTCTCCTCGAACACGGCCACGGTCGGGTTGGTGTTGCGGCCGTAGATGTGGCCGGGCTCGGCACCGGTGGCGACGTCGAGCCACTCGTCGACGTTCTCGTAGCCGAAGCCGACGCTGTGCACGACCGGGACCTGGGTGGCCCGTTCGAGGAGATAACGATCCTCGCCGGCCCACACCGCACGCGTCCCGATCGAGTGCGGATGTGGCGTGCCGGGTTGCTCGTCGGGTCGGCTGTCGGACTTCTTCACCATGGAAGTCACCGTAGGGCGACAACCGCGCCTGGGCCATCGGGGGCGCCGAGGCCGTGCATGGCACGGGCGAAGGCCGCGGCCGGGGGTACCGTCCGGTGTATGGACCGCACGGGCTTGCCGGCTCACGACAACACGTTCGCCAACACGGTGTTCGCCAACATGGTGTGCATCGAGTGAACCGGCCGCTGCCGCCCGCCGGCATCGGCCTTGTCGCCGATGCCGGTCTCCGCCGCCTCGATGCCGGCCGTGTCCTCGTCGGTGGTTCGCCGCTGCGGATCGTGAAGCTGTCCGACGCGGGCGCGGCCGTTGTCGATGCATGGCTCGGGGGAACACCGCTCGCCGCGGTGAAGTCGGCCCGGGGGCTGGCTCGGCGCCTCCTCGACACGGGCATGGTGCATCCGGTGGTGTCACCGGCCGACCGCCCACCGCCGGTGACGGTGGTGGTTCCGGCCAAGGACGATGCCGACGACCTCGCGGCCCTGCTCCCGACGATCGGGTTCCCGACCGTCGTCGTCGACGACGCGTCCGACGATGCCGCGTCGATCGAGCGGGTCGCCACCGCGCACGGGGCGCACCTGGTGCGCCGGGCCGAGAACGGCGGTCCCGGTGCCGCCCGCATGTCGGGCCTCGACGCGGTCGACACGGAGTTCGTCGTGTTCGTCGACGCCGACGTCGAGCTTCCGGCCGGGTGGTGGCACGACCTCGCGTCCCATTTCGACGACCCCGAGGTGGTGGCCGTCGCCCCTCGTGTCGTCAGCGCGCCGGGGCCGTCACTGCGGGAACGCTACGAGTCGGCGCATTCGCCGCTCGACCTCGGATCTCAGCCGGCCAACGTCGCGCCCCTGCGTCGTGTCGCCTACGTGCCCACCGCGGTCTTCGCCGTGCGAGCCGACGCGCTGCGTACCATCGGCGGCTTCGACCCGGAGTTGCGCGTCGGTGAGGACGTCGACCTCGTCTGGCGCCTCGCGTCCGAGGCGGGGACGGTCCGCTATGCACCGGAGGTCGAGGCACGACACCGACCCCGGGCGACCTGGTTCGCCATGGCCCGACAACGCATCCGCTACGGAGGATCAGCGGTCGACCTCGCCGAGCGTCACGGGTCGCTCGTGGCGCCGGCGCGATGCTCGCGGTGGAGCCTCGCCGCATGGGGGGCGGTGGCGGTCGGTCGTCCAGTGTTCGGCGCGACCATCGCCGCCGGCTCGTCGAGCGCGCTGGCCCGCAAGCTCTCGGCGCTCCCCGGCCCGACCGGTGAAGCACTGCGGATCGCCGGCTGGGGTCATCTCCAGGCTGGTCGCGGGCTCGCGA encodes:
- a CDS encoding cystathionine gamma-synthase family protein yields the protein MVKKSDSRPDEQPGTPHPHSIGTRAVWAGEDRYLLERATQVPVVHSVGFGYENVDEWLDVATGAEPGHIYGRNTNPTVAVFEEKLRLLEGAEAATSASTGMAAISNMLHALLEPGQRVVSVKDTYGGTSMLFTKYLPRVGVEVELVDTTDADGVEQAMDRGCDLLYLETPTNPTLKIIDLPRLLAAGRDRGAVTVVDNTFATPVLQQPLTLGADLVVHSATKFLGGHADALGGAVVGRGDLVEEVFRYREINGATLHPMAAYLLLRGMKTLHLRVERQSANAMAVAEFLEAHPMVTTVNYPGLASHPGHEIATRQMSGGGGMLSFALDGDLEAVKKFLPHLRLAHRAANLGAVETTVGPPATTSHVECTPEERASLGIPEGLVRYSAGIENVDDLIGDLDHALAVL
- the mftF gene encoding mycofactocin biosynthesis glycosyltransferase MftF (Members of this protein family, MftF, are glycosyltransferases, members of PF00535 (glycosyl transferase family 2). The encoding gene is found as part of the mycofactocin cassette, in Mycobacterium tuberculosis, many other Actinobacteria, and occasional members of other lineages. Mycofactocin itself, a putative redox carrier, is a heavily modified derivative of the C-terminal Val-Tyr dipeptide of the mycofactocin precursor MftA (TIGR03969).) gives rise to the protein MNRPLPPAGIGLVADAGLRRLDAGRVLVGGSPLRIVKLSDAGAAVVDAWLGGTPLAAVKSARGLARRLLDTGMVHPVVSPADRPPPVTVVVPAKDDADDLAALLPTIGFPTVVVDDASDDAASIERVATAHGAHLVRRAENGGPGAARMSGLDAVDTEFVVFVDADVELPAGWWHDLASHFDDPEVVAVAPRVVSAPGPSLRERYESAHSPLDLGSQPANVAPLRRVAYVPTAVFAVRADALRTIGGFDPELRVGEDVDLVWRLASEAGTVRYAPEVEARHRPRATWFAMARQRIRYGGSAVDLAERHGSLVAPARCSRWSLAAWGAVAVGRPVFGATIAAGSSSALARKLSALPGPTGEALRIAGWGHLQAGRGLAIATSRVWWPLALPLARFRRIRPAVVVAMVGPAAWQWWTGVRPAGPVRSVALRVADDMLYGVGVWRRAIARRSGRALVPDLTEWPGRRAPVETDTVAQ